In a single window of the Nocardiopsis composta genome:
- a CDS encoding VOC family protein — MVIGWAALTIDARDPLSLARWWAQTLGWEPADPAPAGVEVRPPDGRGPSLFFTRADGAKPAKNRLHLDLYAEDQAAAVNDLLARGATRAAVGQPDDADWVVLRDPEENEFCLLEPR; from the coding sequence ATGGTGATCGGTTGGGCGGCGCTGACCATCGACGCGCGCGACCCGCTCTCCCTCGCGCGGTGGTGGGCGCAGACCCTCGGCTGGGAGCCGGCGGACCCCGCCCCGGCCGGCGTCGAGGTGCGGCCGCCGGACGGACGCGGGCCGTCCCTCTTCTTCACCCGCGCGGACGGCGCGAAGCCGGCCAAGAACCGCCTGCACCTCGACCTGTACGCAGAGGACCAGGCGGCGGCCGTGAACGACCTCCTCGCCCGGGGCGCCACCCGGGCCGCCGTGGGGCAGCCGGACGACGCCGACTGGGTGGTGCTGCGCGACCCCGAGGAAAACGAGTTCTGCCTCCTCGAACCGCGCTGA